From Acidobacteriota bacterium, a single genomic window includes:
- the ftsZ gene encoding cell division protein FtsZ → MSTDQYEEVQALLDRDDEGHKGVKFFQFRLIVDGLVRSVLQCEEVEATTFEVTESITSLLEVEGETHVGTYRNLAYFSIPSIFDPEVDESERLQAVEIDGYFLSVCFDIQIDKIQCTLVIKRSASEGTLIGNTTPAIRPPGNEFDGLVLRGHRRTTHFGLDHSFDRGPRIKIIGIGGCGNNTVNRMVEAGLKGFDLIAANTDLQALNRSNAPTKVQLGPALTRGLGAGSCAKIGRMAALESTEFLLEVLYGADLVIVTTGLGGGTGTGAAPVIASLARELDILTIGVVTRPFCSEGKKRTAQANMGLEELSRCVDSIITVPNSKLKDVRNGISIYDAFKFADDTVLQGIKCISELITTTGIINLDFADICSVLRGRGPTSLGLGEAEGADAALKAMNSALDSWLLRDNSIAGATHILVNFTCSESTPMSDLEEAIEVMIAQSGSDADVIFGTTFVNREEYVHVMFLAAGSSSNDQTRSIRIDRGEGQPRSQYQITPKGSPINVNGLPFILGEDEGRMPRSDGAPKLNLLSREDKATSFL, encoded by the coding sequence ATGTCAACGGATCAGTATGAAGAGGTCCAGGCGCTTCTGGACCGTGATGATGAGGGCCACAAAGGTGTGAAGTTCTTTCAGTTTAGATTGATAGTAGATGGACTTGTGCGGTCAGTTCTGCAGTGCGAAGAAGTCGAAGCGACCACGTTTGAAGTTACAGAGAGTATTACGTCCCTATTGGAAGTCGAGGGAGAAACTCATGTTGGCACTTACCGCAATCTCGCGTACTTTTCGATTCCATCGATCTTTGACCCGGAGGTCGATGAGTCCGAGCGTTTGCAGGCGGTTGAAATCGACGGTTATTTCTTATCTGTTTGCTTTGATATTCAAATCGACAAGATCCAATGTACCCTCGTGATCAAACGGAGTGCTTCTGAAGGCACCTTGATCGGAAACACGACACCTGCAATACGGCCCCCCGGCAACGAGTTTGACGGATTGGTTCTTCGTGGACACCGAAGAACAACCCATTTTGGTCTCGACCATTCGTTCGACCGTGGACCGCGAATCAAGATAATAGGAATCGGCGGATGCGGCAACAATACGGTGAATCGTATGGTGGAAGCTGGGTTAAAGGGTTTTGATCTCATTGCTGCAAACACTGATCTTCAAGCACTCAATAGGTCAAACGCGCCAACAAAGGTTCAATTGGGACCGGCACTGACCCGTGGTCTAGGTGCTGGTTCTTGCGCTAAAATCGGACGTATGGCGGCATTAGAATCGACCGAGTTCTTGCTCGAAGTGCTTTACGGAGCTGATTTGGTGATTGTGACCACCGGATTGGGCGGAGGCACAGGTACTGGTGCGGCTCCTGTCATAGCATCGCTTGCACGGGAATTGGATATCCTTACGATCGGCGTCGTAACCAGACCATTCTGCTCTGAGGGCAAAAAACGAACGGCCCAGGCAAATATGGGGCTTGAAGAGCTTAGTCGGTGTGTTGATTCAATTATCACTGTACCCAATTCAAAACTCAAGGACGTGCGGAACGGAATTTCAATTTACGACGCTTTCAAATTCGCAGACGATACAGTTCTTCAGGGGATTAAGTGCATTTCCGAATTGATAACGACAACGGGAATAATCAATCTCGATTTTGCAGACATTTGCTCGGTTCTAAGAGGCCGAGGCCCAACATCTTTGGGTCTCGGCGAAGCCGAGGGCGCCGATGCAGCACTCAAAGCGATGAATAGCGCTCTTGATTCGTGGTTATTAAGAGACAACTCTATTGCCGGCGCAACGCATATCTTGGTGAATTTCACCTGTTCCGAGTCGACGCCTATGTCTGACCTTGAAGAGGCTATTGAGGTAATGATTGCACAAAGCGGCTCCGACGCCGACGTTATTTTTGGCACCACATTTGTTAATCGGGAAGAGTATGTCCACGTGATGTTTCTTGCCGCCGGGAGCAGTTCAAACGATCAAACTCGATCAATCCGAATTGATCGCGGGGAGGGTCAACCGCGATCACAGTATCAAATAACCCCGAAGGGTTCTCCAATTAACGTAAATGGACTTCCATTCATTTTAGGGGAGGATGAAGGGCGTATGCCAAGATCCGATGGGGCACCGAAACTTAATCTCCTTTCTCGCGAGGATAAAGCAACTTCCTTTCTGTAA